The Sphingomonas sp. G-3-2-10 DNA window GGCCACGCGAAGGGCTGGAGAAGCGGATCGAACGCTGGTTCCGCGCCGAGGCGCTGCGCATCCTGAGCGAGGAGACCGCCGAATATGCCGAAAAGGCCGGGGTCCGCGTCACCGGCGTCAGCATCGGCGATCCGCGCGGCCGCTGGGGCAGCTGCGCCGCATCGGGCGAAATCCGTTATAGCTGGCGGTTGATTCTAGCGCCCAGTTTCGTGCGGCGCGCGACGGTGGCGCATGAAGTGGCGCACCGGGTGCACATGAACCACAGCCCCGCGTTCCACCGCGTGGTGCGCGAATTGTTCGATGCGGATCCCGATCCCGCAAGAGCCTGGCTGCGCAGCCACGGCTCGGCGCTGCACTGGATCGGGCGCGCGGCCTAGTTTGCCGGACGCCGCGCCGGATCAGCCAGGCGCTCGCCCCGATCCCGGTCACTCCGATCGTCACGCCCACCGCTATCGGGACGCGGCGACGGCGCGGTCGCGGGCGGACGAGGAATATCGCGCGGCCCCGGGGCGGGCTGCTGCTGTTGCTGCGGCTGTTGCTGCGGCGGATCGTTGCCGGTCACCCGGTCGAGCCACTCCTGATCGAGCTTCTCGTTCTCGCTCGAACCCGGCGCGGGTGCATCGGGCTCGATCGGATTGCCGTCCTCGTCGACGAATACGCTGTTGTCGGGGCCGGAGAAATATTCGGTCTCGTTGTCGCCCTGCCATTCCGGCAGCGTGACCTGCGTATCGAAATTCTCGACCGCCCGGCCGGCGACTGCCTTGCGCATATAGGCCGAGAAGGCGCGCGCCGGGGCGGTGCCGCCCTGCAGGCCGGGAACGGCCTTCGCATCGTCGCGGCCCATCCACACGCCGGTGGTGAGACCCGAGGAGAAGCCGAGGAACCAGCCATCCTTGTTCGACGTCGTCGTGCCGGTCTTGCCCGCAACCGGGCGGCCGATCTGGGCGGCCTTGCCGGTGCCGGTATTCACCGCAGTCTGCAGCAGATCGATCATCTGCGCCGCGACATGCTCGCCCACCAGCACGCGGCTGGTATCGACTTCGTGCTGATAGATCACCGCGCCGTTCGCGGTGACGCGGGTGATGCCATAGGGCGTCACCGCCACGCCGCGCTGGCTGACCGAGGCAAAGGCGCGGGTCATGTCGATCAGGCGGACGTTGGACGTGCCCAGCACCATCGCCGGCTGGGTGTTGATCTGAGTCGTGATGCCGAAACGGCGCGCCATGTCGGCGACGGTACCGAACCCGACTTCCTGTCCCAGCTTCGCCGCGACGGTGTTGATCGAATAGGCGAAGGCCGCGCGCAGCGTCATTTCGCCGCTGTTGCGCCCGCTATTGTTGCGCGGGGTCCAGCCGCGGATCGTAACCGGCTCGTCGATCACCAGATCGTCGGGGCGGTGCCCGGCTTCGAGGGCTGCGAGATAGACGAACAGCTTGAACGCCGAACCGGGCTGACGCTCGGCCTTGGTCGCGCGATTGTAGATCGACGCGACATAATCCTTGCCGCCGACCATCGCCCGCACCGCGCCGTCGCGGTCGAGGCTCACCAGCGCGCCTTGCGCCGAACCCGGCGTATTGGCGCGGATCGCATCGTCGGCGGCGCGCTGCATCCCCAGGTCGAGCGTGGTCCACACTTCCAGCGGTGCTTCGGTCTCGTCGATCAGCACTTCGAGCTGGGGCAGTGCCCAGTCGGTGAAATAGCGGATACTGTTCTGCTTGGGCTCGGGCGCCAGCTTGACCATCTTCGGATCGGCCCCGGCAGCCTGCGCTGCCGTGATCTTGCCGGTTTCCTCCATCACCCGCAGCACCACGGCGGCGCGATCGATCGCGGCCTGCGCGTCGGCGGTGGGCGAATAATGCGAC harbors:
- a CDS encoding PBP1A family penicillin-binding protein codes for the protein MATIKSYLPKRWPTKAEWKRYGLWTAGGAGALGLLAFIALLIAVFSTKGSLPSFGELQRSPNGQMIRVHAADGTVLVSLGPSYGEWVSYEQIPQVMKDAIIAVEDRRFESHWGIDPRGMLRAVRLGIANSGSDRRLQGASTITQQVARTIFLSNKYDFGRKMREAVLALAMEQKFSKEQILELYLNKVYFGGGAYGIDAASRRFFGHPATKLTLSEAAIIAGLVKAPSHYSPTADAQAAIDRAAVVLRVMEETGKITAAQAAGADPKMVKLAPEPKQNSIRYFTDWALPQLEVLIDETEAPLEVWTTLDLGMQRAADDAIRANTPGSAQGALVSLDRDGAVRAMVGGKDYVASIYNRATKAERQPGSAFKLFVYLAALEAGHRPDDLVIDEPVTIRGWTPRNNSGRNSGEMTLRAAFAYSINTVAAKLGQEVGFGTVADMARRFGITTQINTQPAMVLGTSNVRLIDMTRAFASVSQRGVAVTPYGITRVTANGAVIYQHEVDTSRVLVGEHVAAQMIDLLQTAVNTGTGKAAQIGRPVAGKTGTTTSNKDGWFLGFSSGLTTGVWMGRDDAKAVPGLQGGTAPARAFSAYMRKAVAGRAVENFDTQVTLPEWQGDNETEYFSGPDNSVFVDEDGNPIEPDAPAPGSSENEKLDQEWLDRVTGNDPPQQQPQQQQQPAPGPRDIPRPPATAPSPRPDSGGRDDRSDRDRGERLADPARRPAN
- a CDS encoding SprT family zinc-dependent metalloprotease encodes the protein MSVDVDVVRNARSRGMRLAVDPRSGRVRLTIPPRASLRTALAWAEEQRGWIERQQAKLPHGRPFEPGARVPLEDDEIEIVWPTTVGRVPRLDGDRLLCGGPREGLEKRIERWFRAEALRILSEETAEYAEKAGVRVTGVSIGDPRGRWGSCAASGEIRYSWRLILAPSFVRRATVAHEVAHRVHMNHSPAFHRVVRELFDADPDPARAWLRSHGSALHWIGRAA